A segment of the uncultured Desulfobulbus sp. genome:
AACCTCTGGCTGTCGGTAACAAACAGCGAAATCTCTCACATATGTTCGGGATGACAGCGATGTTGTTGCCAAGTACAGCTTAATGCGGCAGCAACTCCTTGAAATACTCGATTGAGGGGAAATTACAGGAATACTGCACCCTTTGCCGACTGCTGGGTCGGGCCACATACAGCAGGTAGCCCAGGCCATAGTCACGTGCCGTAAAGAGTACCTTTTCTGTGTCATCGACCAGAAGGGTTCGTTTTTTGTCGTAGTCTATCAGTCCCTCCAGCTTCTCCCAGAACTCAGGCTCTTCTTTGGCCGCTCCAACCTCTGAGGCACAGATGATTCGATCAAACCAGGGGCCGATGGCGGTCTTCTGAAGCTTGATTGAGAGCGATTGGGAGTGAGCGTTGGTGATGAGGAAGAGTTTCTTTTTAGCCTTGAGGCAGAACTCAAAAAACTCAATCACATACGGGTGGACGCCGATAAGATGGTT
Coding sequences within it:
- a CDS encoding HAD family hydrolase; amino-acid sequence: MSNTPLYCEKIFPVFPWEEIDTVFLDMDGTLLDKHFDDYFWEQFLPEHYSLSQDISVAEAKEQLLARYEKVKDTLDWADLDFWSRELGLDLQELKMRINHLIGVHPYVIEFFEFCLKAKKKLFLITNAHSQSLSIKLQKTAIGPWFDRIICASEVGAAKEEPEFWEKLEGLIDYDKKRTLLVDDTEKVLFTARDYGLGYLLYVARPSSRQRVQYSCNFPSIEYFKELLPH